A region from the Rosa rugosa chromosome 6, drRosRugo1.1, whole genome shotgun sequence genome encodes:
- the LOC133718690 gene encoding putative disease resistance RPP13-like protein 1, translating into MASPSGPRYDVFLSFRGEDTRKNFTDHLHKALLNARFDTFRDDDELPRGEAIKPELERAIQDSRSSVIVFSKDYASSKWCLDELVIILERRRTFNHFVLPVFYHVDPSHLRKQTGNVAEAFIEHQKTQSSEKLNGWRAALKEVADLAGMNLQDEYEAEFIQKIVREIHERLGGVPLSNVQKELEEMLSYVDPVLNDAEGKQLQSDVRPWLHKLKEAVYDAEDLLQEIKIEALRLKIEHEDEYGSSTSKVQELISTPSHAFDPALIYPRVKKVLERLDNIRKKTKDVLASIVTAGHRVSQTLPSTSRAGKSVCGRDEEKERLVKLLLSDDETGNEIGVILIVGMGGIGKTTLAQFLYNDPTVKQHFDIRAWVWVSKEFDILRISQRIYESLTSKACQITNLDTLLKKLQKTLRGKRFFFVLDDIWNKVDNLLEFLMPHLESAAHGSKILITTRNEKVARKVCSLEAHRLMPMSEQDSWSLFEKHAFKNAGVGTHTHLEEIGRKIVHKCTGLPLAIKFLGGLLCSKLSVEEWESILNSDMWELSPDECDILPSLWLSYLDLPLPLKRCFAYCSLYPKNYEFRKSELIYLWKAEDLLQHEKNKTTEEVGQDYFNDLISRSFFQLSSCAYETTCIMHDLINDLASFVSGEFCFRWEGSDSPNSLSKTRHFSDIPEYHYYTDADSSVEMFVALQQAKCLRTFVSLQPPRWSKMFKGRCDILPKSQCLRVLNLWGYLIEELPDSINFKHLTYLDLSWTAIEKLPDTFCTWYNLQVLLLVGCTGLTELPANLGRLINLSHLDITLTGIKKMPPQMGKLKDLQMLPKFVVDKHTAGENLAELKKLEKLCGRLCISGLGHSSGLEAYILRDKKFLKELVLDCSGRDSKKKLGLSWRIRDWSGTHSSEEEENYTVEEREVLEKLQPHLNLERLTIERYGGKMFPGWSGYYSSSALVYLELENCENCISLPPLGQLPSLRELHIRWLNKVVSIGSEFYYGACVNKPFRSLRSLKFDHMSRWKEWSYVEGAVFPNLVELEILYCHNLTWRLASDSFPSLESLKVLSCSKFDCSPKDGLPSKLKSLDLSNCKKSEFEQGSPKTHLS; encoded by the exons ATGGCTTCTCCTTCTGGACCTCGTTATGACGTGTTCCTGAGCTTCAGAGGTGAAGACACCCGAAAGAACTTCACTGATCACCTCCACAAAGCCCTTCTCAACGCCCGATTTGATACTTTCCGAGACGACGATGAACTTCCAAGAGGAGAAGCCATCAAACCAGAGCTGGAGAGAGCCATCCAAGACTCGCGAAGCTCTGTCATCGTGTTTTCTAAAGACTACGCCTCTTCCAAATGGTGCCTGGACGAGCTTGTCATCATCCTTGAACGCAGGAGGACCTTCAATCATTTCGTTTTACCAGTCTTCTACCACGTTGATCCATCCCATCTGAGGAAGCAGACTGGAAATGTTGCAGAAGCATTTATTGAACACCAGAAAACTCAATCCTCTGAGAAGTTGAATGGATGGCGGGCAGCACTTAAAGAAGTTGCAGATCTAGCAGGAATGAATTTACAAGACGA GTACGAGGCAGAGTTCATCCAAAAGATTGTTCGAGAGATTCATGAGAGGCTAGGTGGTGTGCCCCTAAGCAATGTCCAGAAGGAATTAGAGGAGATGTTGTCATATGTTGACCCTGTTCTTAATGACGCTGAGGGGAAACAACTCCAAAGTGATGTGAGGCCATGGCTCCATAAGCTTAAAGAGGCTGTCTATGATGCTGAGGACCTGTTGCAGGAGATCAAAATAGAAGCCTTGAGGCTAAAGATAGAACACGAAGACGAATATGGGAGTAGCACGAGTAAGGTACAAGAGCTCATCTCTACTCCATCTCATGCTTTTGACCCAGCATTGATATACCCCAGGGTAAAGAAAGTTCTTGAAAGACTAGACAACATTAGGAAGAAGACAAAAGATGTCCTGGCTTCGATAGTAACCGCTGGACACAGAGTATCACAAACACTACCGTCAACTTCTCGGGCAGGAAAGTCTGTGTGTGGAAGAgatgaagagaaagaaagattgGTTAAATTATTGCTATCAGATGATGAGACTGGCAATGAAATAGGTGtgattcttattgtgggtatgGGTGGGATCGGAAAGACCACCCTTGCCCAGTTTCTATACAATGATCCTACAGTCAAGCAACATTTTGACATTCGAGCATGGGTTTGGGTTTCAAAAGAATTTGATATCCTTAGGATCTCGCAACGCATTTATGAGTCCCTCACCTCAAAAGCTTGCCAAATCACAAACCTAGATACGCTTCTAAAAAAGTTGCAGAAAACTTTGAGGGGGAAAAGgttcttctttgttcttgatgACATCTGGAACAAGGTTGATAACCTGTTGGAATTCTTAATGCCTCACCTTGAGTCTGCAGCACATGGAAGCAAGATTCTTATCACAACACGCAATGAAAAGGTTGCACGTAAGGTGTGTAGCCTTGAAGCTCACCGTCTCATGCCAATGTCTGAGCAAGATAGCTGGTCGTTATTCGAAAAACATGCCTTCAAAAATGCAGGTGTTGGTACACACACACATCTTGAAGAAATCGGTAGAAAAATTGTTCACAAGTGCACTGGTCTTCCTTTGGCTATTAAGTTTCTTGGGGGTCTCTTATGTTCTAAATTGTCAGTGGAGGAATGGGAAAGTATATTGAACAGTGACATGTGGGAGCTCTCGCCGGATGAGTGTGACATTCTGCCATCTCTATGGTTGAGCTATCTAGATCTGCCTCTACCTCTCAAGCGTTGTTTTGCCTATTGTTCCCTGTATCCCAAGAACTATGAATTTCGAAAATCAGAGTTGATTTACTTGTGGAAGGCTGAAGATCTATTGCAAcatgaaaaaaacaaaacaacagaAGAAGTCGGACAAGACTACTTCAATGATCTAATCTCGAGATCATTTTTTCAACTTTCATCATGTGCCTATGAAACTACTTGCATCATGCATGACCTTATCAATGATTTAGCAAGCTTTGTATCTGGAGAATTTTGTTTTAGGTGGGAGGGCAGTGATTCACCCAACAGTTTGAGCAAGACTCGTCATTTTTCAGATATTCCAGAATATCATTATTATACAGATGCTGATAGCAGCGTAGAGATGTTTGTGGCTTTACAGCAAGCTAAATGTTTGCGCACCTTTGTATCATTACAACCACCTCGGTGGTCGAAAATGTTCAAAGGACGATGTGATATATTGCCAAAATCACAATGTTTAAGAGTGCTCAACTTATGGGGGTACCTGATTGAGGAATTGCCTGATTCAATTAACTTCAAACATCTTACATACTTAGACTTGTCTTGGACTGCCATCGAAAAGTTACCTGATACATTTTGTACTTGGTATAACTTGCAAGTATTGTTGTTGGTAGGGTGTACAGGCCTTACTGAACTGCCAGCCAACTTGGGAAGATTGATCAACTTGAGCCATCTGGATATTACGTTAACAGGGATAAAAAAGATGCCACCACAAATGGGTAAGTTGAAAGACCTCCAGATGCTACCAAAGTTTGTGGTAGACAAACACACTGCTGGGGAAAATTTGGCAGAGTTAAAGAAGCTTGAAAAATTGTGTGGAAGACTGTGTATCTCAGGGCTTGGGCATAGCAGCGGTTTGGAGGCCTACATACTGAGGGACAAGAAGTTTCTTAAGGAACTGGTTTTGGATTGCAGCGGAAGGGATTCAAAAAAGAAACTGGGTTTGAGTTGGAGAATAAGGGATTGGAGTGGAACGcattcaagtgaagaagaagaaaattataCTGTAGAAGAAAGAGAAGTGCTTGAGAAGCTCCAACCTCACCTGAACCTGGAAAGGCTTACAATTGAACGTTATGGAGGCAAAATGTTTCCAGGTTGGTCAGGATATTATTCTTCCTCTGCTCTTGTTTATCTTGAACTTGAAAATTGTGAGAATTGTATCTCCTTGCCACCATTGGGACAGTTACCTTCCCTCAGAGAGCTTCATATTCGTTGGTTAAATAAAGTGGTGTCCATAGGTTCTGAATTCTATTATGGTGCTTGTGTGAATAAACCATTCAGATCTCTACGGTCTTTAAAATTCGACCATATGAGTAGGTGGAAAGAATGGTCTTATGTTGAAGGTGCGGTTTTTCCTAATCTTGTTGAACTTGAAATATTATACTGTCACAATCTTACCTGGAGATTAGCGTCAGACAGTTTCCCATCTCTCGAATCTTTGAAGGTATTGAGTTGCTCAAAATTCGATTGTTCTCCGAAAGATGGATTGCCGTCAAAGTTAAAATCACTTGACCTCAGCAACTGTAAAAAAAGTGAATTTGAACAAGGGTCTCCGAAAACTCACCTCTCTTGA
- the LOC133716558 gene encoding receptor-like protein 54, which translates to MDLKALSLDGNGLTGMLDIFKVQNLTLLHLGDNKLEVITESKTIDAIVLPMYRTLDLASCNIKEFPYFIRYQQNLHWLDLSRNTLHGQVPKWMWNISTQILEFLDLSGFDQLYPVFFPWVNLQVLRLHSNMLDGPIPIPASNIILYTILDNKLVGEISPLICNMSTLQYLDLSNNKLNGVLPECLGNFSDDLRVLNLRNKSFQGILPQTYTNRSNLKMIDVSENKLQELKLLAMRHNGFYGVIGKSKKNLCFPELRILDLSHNKFSSKFPYEFIFFGNAMRCITVCYSTYMYTYSNLKASAYVQSFSYEYTITITNKDVDRYYQKIQEDLGVVDISSNKYEGNLTLLESLDLSQNKLCGAIPHQLTQLTFLAEFNVSHSNLTGPIPDGTQFTTFDHTSYEENTRLCRDALPKKCGIKPKTPLPPTATFEENDLDYGIEFYWKFVLAGFASRLVVGVVLADAVITRHELFIEIVAKLIKVLRKRPEVEFKRSCIYYLPLFLSVFFFLLPSLMSFSIVVNVWIYNTDIW; encoded by the exons ATGGATCTCAAGGCCCTTTCTCTAGATGGAAATGGCCTGACTGGTATGCTAGACATTTTCAAGGTACAAAATCTGACCCTTCTCCATCTAGGTGATAACAAACTGGAAGTGATCACTGAGTCCAAAACTATAGATGCAATTGTACTTCCAATGTATAGGACACTAGATTTGGCATCCTGTAACATAAAAGAATTCCCATATTTTATAAGATATCAACAAAACTTGCATTGGTTGGACCTTTCCAGAAATACATTGCATGGTCAAGTACCCAAATGGATGTGGAACATAAGCACACAGATTTTGGAGTTCTTGGACCTTTCAGGCTTTGACCAATTATACCCTGTTTTCTTTCCCTGGGTTAACCTACAAGTTTTAAGACTTCATTCTAACATGCTAGATGGACCAATACCCATACCTGCATCAAACATCATATTGTATACAATTCTTGACAATAAATTAGTTGGAGAAATATCACCTTTGATTTGCAATATGAGTACTCTTCAGTACCTTGATTTGTCAAATAACAAATTGAATGGTGTGCTTCCAGAGTGTCTCGGAAACTTCAGTGATGACTTAAGAGTTTTAAACCTTAGAAACAAATCTTTTCAAGGCATTCTTCCACAAACATACACCAACAGAAGCAATTTGAAAATGATTGATGTTAGTGAGAACAAACTTCAAG AGTTAAAACTTCTGGCAATGCGCCACAATGGGTTCTATGGTGTGATTGGGAAATCGAAGAAGAACCTTTGTTTCCCCGAGTTGCGCATTCTTGATCTGTCTCACAATAAATTCAGTAGCAAGTTTCCATATGAGTTCATCTTTTTTGGGAATGCTATGAGATGCATAACTGTATGCTACTCCACGTATATGTACACATACTCGAATCTTAAAGCCAGTGCTTATGTGCAGTCTTTCAGTTATGAGTACACAATCACCATAACGAATAAAGATGTTGATAGATACTACCAGAAGATTCAAGAAGACCTCGGGGTGGTTGACATCTCAAGCAACAAATATGAAG GCAACTTAACATTGCTTGAATCACTGGACCTTTCACAAAACAAGCTCTGTGGAGCGATTCCTCATCAATTGACTCAGCTTACATTCCTTGCTGAATTCAATGTTTCTCACAGCAATCTCACAGGTCCTATACCAGATGGAACACAATTTACTACATTCGACCACACTTCATATGAGGAAAACACAAGGTTGTGTAGAGATGCATTGCCAAAGAAATGTGGAATCAAACCTAAGACTCCTCTACCACCAACTGCAACTTTTGAAGAAAATGATTTAGACTATGGAATTGAATTTTACTGGAAATTTGTTTTGGCTGGGTTTGCGAGTAGGTTGGTTGTTGGAGTGGTTCTTGCAGATGCTGTGATAACGAGGCATGAGTTGTTTATTGAGATAGTTGCAAAATTGATCAAAGTATTGAGGAAACGCCCAGAAGTTGAGTTCAAAAGGTCATGCATCTATTATTTGCCTCTTTTTCTCTctgtgtttttctttcttttaccaTCTCTTATGTCTTTCTCCATTGTAGTCAATGTATGGATATATAACACTGATATATGGTAG